Proteins encoded within one genomic window of Candidatus Desulfarcum epimagneticum:
- a CDS encoding conserved hypothetical protein (Evidence 4 : Unknown function but conserved in other organisms) → MSNNLSLCSDRPCERDCLGFTSYINAINALIRDEHFETPFCVGVFGKWGSGKTSFMRLLKKNLLKKNLLEKPPPVKIVPVWFNPWRYDREEHLIIPFLKTLEHGIEKNAKGEGFKEIKDSLQKVSMKIGRVAAAFACGMDVKLKLGPAAEIHFDPSKSIKSAEETEKRRREEAAGVLKDFSSLYYDSMSQLKKAVEEKGFRIVVFIDDLDRCLPEKAVELLESMKLFFDIPGYLFVIGVDKEVVERGITWHYRHFENGSKDSTAVSAEDYLEKMIQLPIELPPIEPGKKRDFIQDLLKGQEAYAKHAKLIEKGIGENPRSLKRFVNLLLFTGMLANQLKERLLSENRDKKDSDSKEENLINRYFVPEFYIKWAIILFRFHDVYTKIRGNTGFLWELQNAARNGDAEDPSAAHLDRALKEVLSYGEKFPKDRWVIDHFKHLARVSDAGSKTPGAAPGYRRAMPNIGEMVKIPQGKFLYGDQKEEGKILYDYYIDAFPVTNRQYQAFMDDRQNHPVPGDWDKRKRVFPEGLEDHPVLDVSLEEVVEYCKWRSEKEGVEHRLPTEEEWEKAARGEDGREYPWGNDFDPEKCNSEESGIGQTTPVARYPDGASPYGVYDMAGNVWEWTDRKEGFGYVLRGGSWFRRSVYCRCVVRSLPGGRDDYVTGFRCVRT, encoded by the coding sequence ATGAGCAATAATTTATCGCTGTGTTCGGACAGGCCATGCGAGCGGGACTGTCTGGGTTTTACCTCGTATATTAACGCCATCAACGCTCTGATTCGAGATGAGCATTTTGAAACCCCTTTTTGCGTGGGGGTGTTCGGCAAATGGGGCAGTGGCAAAACCAGCTTTATGCGCCTTCTCAAAAAAAACCTTCTCAAAAAAAACCTTTTGGAAAAGCCACCCCCTGTGAAAATCGTCCCTGTGTGGTTCAATCCCTGGCGTTACGACCGTGAGGAGCATCTGATTATCCCCTTCTTAAAGACCCTTGAGCATGGGATAGAAAAAAACGCCAAAGGAGAAGGTTTTAAAGAAATCAAGGATTCCCTCCAAAAGGTCTCGATGAAAATCGGCCGGGTGGCAGCGGCCTTCGCCTGTGGGATGGATGTGAAATTGAAGCTCGGGCCGGCGGCGGAAATTCATTTTGACCCGTCCAAATCCATCAAAAGTGCAGAGGAGACAGAAAAAAGGCGACGGGAAGAGGCGGCCGGGGTTTTAAAAGATTTTTCATCCCTGTATTACGACTCCATGTCCCAGTTGAAAAAGGCGGTGGAGGAAAAGGGTTTTCGTATCGTGGTGTTCATCGATGATCTGGACCGATGTCTTCCGGAAAAGGCCGTGGAGCTTTTAGAGTCCATGAAGCTTTTTTTCGATATCCCAGGCTATCTTTTTGTCATCGGTGTGGACAAAGAGGTCGTCGAAAGAGGCATAACCTGGCATTACCGCCATTTTGAAAACGGCTCCAAAGATTCGACCGCCGTGTCGGCGGAGGATTACCTTGAGAAAATGATCCAGCTTCCCATCGAGCTTCCGCCCATTGAACCCGGTAAAAAAAGAGACTTCATCCAGGACCTGCTTAAGGGGCAGGAGGCGTACGCCAAACATGCCAAGCTCATTGAAAAGGGAATCGGTGAAAATCCCCGGTCCCTGAAACGTTTTGTCAACCTCCTGCTTTTCACCGGTATGCTGGCCAATCAGTTAAAGGAAAGACTTCTCAGCGAAAACAGAGATAAGAAAGATTCTGATTCGAAAGAGGAAAATCTGATAAACAGATATTTCGTTCCCGAGTTTTACATCAAGTGGGCCATTATCCTGTTTCGTTTTCATGATGTGTACACCAAAATCCGGGGAAACACCGGGTTTCTATGGGAACTCCAAAACGCTGCCAGAAACGGCGACGCTGAAGACCCGTCGGCGGCTCATCTGGATCGGGCCTTGAAAGAAGTATTGTCATACGGGGAGAAGTTTCCCAAAGATCGATGGGTCATCGATCATTTTAAGCACCTGGCCCGTGTCTCCGATGCGGGAAGCAAGACGCCCGGCGCCGCGCCGGGGTATCGCAGGGCCATGCCGAATATCGGGGAGATGGTGAAAATCCCTCAAGGGAAATTTTTGTATGGTGATCAGAAAGAGGAAGGAAAAATCCTTTATGATTATTATATTGACGCCTTTCCCGTGACCAATAGACAGTACCAGGCGTTTATGGATGACAGACAAAATCATCCCGTTCCGGGGGATTGGGACAAAAGGAAAAGGGTCTTCCCCGAGGGTTTAGAAGACCATCCCGTGCTTGATGTGTCCCTTGAAGAAGTAGTGGAGTATTGTAAATGGCGTTCTGAAAAGGAGGGCGTTGAGCACAGGCTGCCCACAGAAGAGGAATGGGAAAAGGCGGCCCGGGGGGAAGATGGCCGGGAGTATCCCTGGGGGAATGATTTTGACCCGGAAAAATGTAACAGTGAGGAGTCCGGCATAGGCCAAACGACTCCCGTGGCTCGATACCCGGATGGGGCGAGTCCCTACGGCGTGTATGACATGGCTGGCAATGTGTGGGAGTGGACGGACAGAAAAGAAGGTTTCGGGTACGTTTTGCGCGGCGGCTCGTGGTTCCGCAGATCGGTCTATTGCCGTTGCGTGGTCCGTAGCCTCCCTGGAGGTCGGGACGACTACGTCACAGGGTTTCGTTGCGTCAGGACTTAG
- a CDS encoding hypothetical protein (Evidence 5 : Unknown function), protein MQSIIWDNVKGSELSGKLKTIEPEKRYTVSIQPAEDRAEILAELEGIAIEARPDPAAAGKSEDETMAMVNVVIARYRRKVVQG, encoded by the coding sequence ATGCAATCGATTATTTGGGACAACGTGAAAGGTTCCGAGCTTTCAGGAAAATTAAAGACGATTGAGCCTGAAAAACGATATACGGTCAGCATTCAGCCGGCCGAAGACCGGGCCGAAATCCTGGCCGAGCTTGAAGGGATCGCCATTGAGGCCCGGCCGGACCCTGCCGCAGCCGGGAAATCCGAAGATGAAACCATGGCGATGGTGAACGTTGTGATCGCCAGATATAGAAGAAAAGTCGTTCAGGGTTAA
- a CDS encoding hypothetical protein (Evidence 5 : Unknown function), with product MTRLVLDCNVLIAAGWSDGTCHRVVHEIIRNHIPIVSSKIIEEYSRVIPFEGNQEAKCPQQPRAIGGDLFEV from the coding sequence ATGACGCGACTGGTTCTGGATTGCAATGTTTTGATCGCCGCAGGATGGAGCGACGGAACATGCCACCGTGTGGTTCACGAAATCATCAGAAATCACATCCCCATCGTTTCGTCTAAAATCATTGAGGAGTACAGCCGGGTCATCCCGTTTGAAGGGAATCAGGAGGCGAAATGTCCACAACAACCACGCGCAATCGGCGGCGATCTTTTTGAGGTATAA
- a CDS encoding hypothetical protein (Evidence 5 : Unknown function) produces the protein MAADGSADAGEQLKKLEHNATLKSYHDLIRHERVQYENRRRESEFIFASPCEIAEALQDGPPATPNDLLAFVYDHLNILGRKLARTQTGRYQAYWNQDGHDLIQPKDEPICSGLLAEDLQNRINSQGLIVTVEHHMVSAKKCDLVVLQGTDRLLPIEVKHHFNSGLWTAWRDQLDKLYTRDAKAGGLGIYLVLWSGEAKKRMPKLPNRIERPANAIELNKALESLIPQKDRRRLRVVVVDISPPDSLQTG, from the coding sequence TTGGCCGCCGACGGCTCAGCGGATGCTGGTGAGCAACTTAAAAAATTGGAACATAATGCCACCCTGAAAAGTTATCACGATTTGATCAGGCACGAGAGGGTACAGTATGAAAATCGCAGGCGTGAATCCGAATTCATATTTGCCTCACCCTGTGAAATCGCGGAAGCCCTCCAAGATGGTCCCCCTGCCACTCCAAATGACCTTCTGGCCTTTGTTTACGATCACTTAAATATTCTCGGGCGGAAATTGGCCCGAACACAAACGGGAAGATACCAGGCGTACTGGAATCAAGATGGCCACGACCTCATCCAACCCAAGGATGAACCGATTTGCTCTGGATTATTGGCGGAAGATTTACAGAACAGAATAAACTCGCAAGGTCTTATTGTTACAGTGGAACACCACATGGTTTCGGCTAAAAAATGCGATTTGGTGGTTTTGCAGGGAACTGATCGCCTCTTGCCGATTGAAGTCAAACATCATTTTAACTCCGGCCTTTGGACAGCATGGCGCGACCAGCTTGACAAATTATACACCCGCGACGCCAAAGCAGGAGGCCTTGGCATATACCTGGTTCTCTGGTCAGGCGAGGCAAAAAAGCGAATGCCAAAACTTCCGAATCGTATAGAACGTCCCGCCAACGCAATTGAACTTAATAAGGCGCTGGAATCCCTTATACCTCAAAAAGATCGCCGCCGATTGCGCGTGGTTGTTGTGGACATTTCGCCTCCTGATTCCCTTCAAACGGGATGA
- a CDS encoding hypothetical protein (Evidence 5 : Unknown function), producing the protein MVEALSRELRVINDGTGKERETNGTFPEFESEDAIILLGNPGMGKTTLFQELAKENSYKTVRNFLIEPRAKSDFPLFLDALDEYRSIANDRDASSEVAKALCSLNKPKFRLSCRASDWFGSIDQEALGVASPSGRVVVLELCPLSRDEILNAVKEIVQNPDVFLDEINLAGLGNLLGNPQTLKLLAKAWGTEKKPGNKFEAYDIGVSQLIKETNPAHSGRGATNSDPGDLRKAAGAAASTILLSNSVGISRAEPADGNGYVSFATPPSLNKMDLDAVLKRRLFISPCVDRFDPIHRTISEFLAAEDLTERIRNGLPIDRVMALLCGFDGRPVSSLRGLFAWLICNLKNKAEGYIDRDPYGIVAYGDASVLPPSAQRAIWTALSRLHDPWFLTKEDYGVSFRELANPDTAKTLQELLQYPATEVHLKIAVLEAITHSSADIGIAEILRGMILHRDNTWLRTTALKAFAKAIKNDSEQLEFLDFELSRSADDPAAPRIRVHILLFTKAFVDVPAKILSILEQAASGNENKVSGRFYSLFDLPSDSDLDVIFDKATRTSIFKDRYLFDIIDLFDTWLKRRFESSSPIKAVQLSNWLQNLRIKRKHHSHRTLLSLKTRLKREPFLFEEVFELLSNAASNEGKKFWLFINGDLWELLPLNVWPVSCCEFFLAHAEKEKNTERAANFFRMYISFFPDEGASLTLSETGFDLLDRRNDIDQELGEWKSCEIRQWRRDQWERKNKKRREDLMNRDHDVDFITLRLGAVRKGRQENILAWAAKIYLGLSPDSNNILDERERLVKITNGDIADALIQGFTRYAENPNIPKKEEIIKCWVKNSIPWPHTLLALSVFLRRNKGMNIPEKALPNCIAATLTNLHIAMNVPGYGQDETLPTWIFQQIQKSPNIVKSVLKEMWVSEAPDGKINSLKGFYDISQDPGSEKFLASVSIDVLKSGINGNPGVVWKLVSFLLFHDQNSVLEIGKTELTRNELSTETRAIWSTALFLIDPNNHLEFWKNTMAKKDAALWSAIELIKDSRHEKKGIKKLTPMQHAEIIALVGRKFPKVGRPTFGAETRTHGMPRISSSTRSDYWPPTAQRMLVSNLKNWNIMPP; encoded by the coding sequence ATGGTTGAAGCACTATCACGCGAATTACGCGTCATAAATGACGGCACAGGAAAAGAAAGGGAGACGAACGGAACCTTTCCCGAGTTCGAAAGCGAGGATGCAATAATCCTCCTTGGAAATCCGGGGATGGGAAAAACAACTCTATTTCAAGAACTTGCAAAAGAGAACTCCTATAAAACCGTCCGAAACTTCCTGATTGAACCTCGTGCCAAATCGGATTTCCCACTTTTCCTTGATGCCCTTGATGAATACAGAAGCATCGCAAACGACCGCGATGCCAGTTCCGAAGTCGCAAAAGCGCTTTGTTCTTTAAACAAACCCAAATTTCGATTATCATGCCGAGCCTCAGACTGGTTCGGATCAATAGACCAGGAAGCGCTCGGAGTAGCCAGTCCATCTGGACGTGTAGTTGTTCTTGAACTCTGTCCACTTTCGCGCGATGAAATTCTGAATGCTGTGAAAGAAATAGTTCAGAATCCCGATGTATTTCTGGATGAAATCAATTTGGCGGGGCTCGGGAATTTGCTTGGCAACCCTCAGACCCTCAAGCTCTTGGCCAAAGCTTGGGGAACCGAAAAAAAACCTGGAAACAAATTTGAGGCATATGATATAGGCGTTTCTCAGCTAATTAAAGAAACGAATCCCGCACATTCTGGACGCGGAGCCACAAATTCTGATCCTGGCGATTTGCGGAAGGCCGCAGGCGCGGCCGCCTCAACCATACTCCTGTCCAACTCAGTTGGCATTTCACGCGCAGAGCCGGCGGATGGCAATGGCTATGTCAGCTTTGCAACGCCGCCATCCTTAAACAAAATGGATCTTGACGCTGTTTTAAAACGACGGCTTTTTATTTCCCCCTGTGTGGATCGATTCGATCCGATCCATCGAACGATCTCAGAATTTCTGGCGGCGGAGGATTTGACGGAACGCATTAGGAACGGCCTTCCAATTGATCGGGTAATGGCGCTTTTATGCGGTTTTGACGGCAGACCGGTCTCCTCGCTCCGAGGTCTTTTTGCGTGGTTAATCTGTAACCTGAAAAACAAAGCCGAAGGCTACATTGATCGCGATCCATACGGCATTGTTGCCTATGGAGACGCCAGCGTTCTGCCACCAAGCGCTCAACGCGCAATTTGGACTGCCTTGAGCCGACTTCACGATCCATGGTTTCTTACAAAGGAGGATTATGGCGTTTCATTCCGTGAACTCGCAAATCCGGATACGGCCAAAACCCTTCAAGAACTTCTCCAATATCCGGCCACCGAGGTTCATTTAAAAATAGCCGTGCTCGAAGCGATTACACACAGCTCCGCAGATATAGGGATAGCTGAAATCTTACGCGGCATGATTCTACATCGCGACAATACATGGCTCAGAACAACGGCGTTAAAAGCCTTTGCCAAAGCTATTAAAAACGATTCGGAACAATTGGAATTTCTTGATTTTGAGCTTTCCCGATCTGCTGATGATCCCGCCGCCCCTCGAATACGGGTTCACATTCTCTTATTCACGAAAGCATTCGTGGATGTGCCTGCTAAAATTCTCTCAATACTGGAACAGGCCGCTTCTGGAAATGAAAATAAAGTGAGCGGCCGTTTTTATTCGCTGTTTGATCTTCCATCTGATTCGGATTTGGATGTAATTTTTGACAAGGCAACCCGAACGTCGATATTTAAAGATAGATATTTATTCGATATTATAGACCTTTTTGATACTTGGCTGAAACGGCGTTTTGAGAGTTCCTCTCCCATCAAAGCTGTTCAATTGTCGAACTGGCTCCAAAATTTGCGTATAAAAAGAAAGCATCATTCCCATAGAACTCTCCTGTCTTTGAAAACGCGACTTAAGCGGGAACCATTTCTATTTGAGGAGGTGTTCGAACTTTTGTCCAACGCCGCTTCAAATGAGGGGAAAAAATTCTGGCTCTTTATCAATGGCGATCTTTGGGAATTATTGCCACTAAATGTATGGCCTGTTTCTTGCTGCGAATTTTTCCTGGCGCATGCCGAAAAGGAAAAAAATACAGAACGGGCGGCGAACTTTTTCCGTATGTATATATCTTTCTTTCCCGACGAGGGAGCATCTTTGACCCTTTCCGAAACCGGTTTTGATTTGCTGGACCGCCGAAATGATATAGATCAGGAGCTTGGTGAGTGGAAAAGCTGCGAGATCCGACAATGGCGAAGGGATCAATGGGAAAGGAAAAACAAAAAAAGACGCGAAGATTTGATGAACCGTGATCACGATGTCGACTTCATAACACTGCGGTTAGGGGCTGTTCGGAAAGGAAGGCAGGAAAACATTCTTGCTTGGGCAGCCAAAATCTATTTGGGCCTTTCCCCGGATTCGAATAACATTCTCGACGAGAGAGAGCGATTGGTAAAAATAACAAATGGCGACATAGCAGACGCCCTTATCCAAGGATTTACTCGCTATGCAGAAAATCCGAATATTCCCAAAAAAGAGGAAATTATCAAATGCTGGGTGAAGAACAGCATCCCTTGGCCCCACACTTTATTGGCTCTGTCTGTTTTCCTGCGACGCAACAAGGGCATGAATATCCCCGAAAAGGCCCTGCCCAATTGTATCGCGGCAACGCTCACCAATCTTCACATCGCCATGAATGTCCCTGGCTACGGCCAGGATGAAACGTTGCCAACATGGATTTTTCAGCAAATTCAAAAAAGTCCAAATATTGTGAAATCCGTTCTAAAGGAAATGTGGGTTTCAGAAGCGCCAGATGGAAAAATTAACAGTCTTAAAGGTTTTTATGATATTAGCCAGGACCCCGGCTCTGAAAAATTCCTTGCATCCGTGTCCATCGATGTTTTAAAATCTGGAATCAATGGGAATCCTGGCGTTGTTTGGAAACTTGTATCGTTTCTTCTTTTTCATGATCAAAATTCCGTTCTTGAGATCGGCAAAACCGAATTGACTCGGAATGAATTGTCGACGGAAACGCGAGCCATATGGAGCACAGCCCTTTTCTTAATTGACCCAAACAACCATCTGGAATTTTGGAAAAATACAATGGCGAAAAAAGACGCCGCCCTGTGGAGCGCCATTGAACTTATAAAAGACAGTCGCCATGAAAAGAAGGGGATAAAAAAACTCACACCAATGCAACACGCAGAAATCATTGCTTTAGTAGGACGAAAATTCCCTAAAGTTGGCCGTCCGACGTTTGGAGCGGAAACCAGAACACATGGGATGCCTCGGATTTCGTCATCAACCAGATCCGACTATTGGCCGCCGACGGCTCAGCGGATGCTGGTGAGCAACTTAAAAAATTGGAACATAATGCCACCCTGA
- a CDS encoding conserved hypothetical protein (Evidence 4 : Unknown function but conserved in other organisms) — protein sequence MTKYKIVLIPFPFDDLSGKKVRPAVCLTEPIGRYRHVVLAFITSKIPKKLLKTDIVIASGEEDFGLSGLRVSSTLRLHRMMTVSVDIVQRELGRLPETKQKITQSKLKELFGLKRRKP from the coding sequence ATGACGAAATATAAAATTGTGCTCATTCCATTTCCATTCGATGACTTATCCGGGAAAAAAGTTCGCCCGGCGGTGTGCCTGACTGAGCCGATTGGCCGGTATCGGCATGTCGTCCTGGCGTTTATCACCAGCAAGATTCCGAAAAAACTTCTGAAAACCGATATCGTGATAGCGTCTGGCGAAGAAGATTTCGGATTGTCGGGTCTGCGGGTTTCATCAACGCTGCGTTTGCATCGCATGATGACCGTCTCTGTTGATATTGTTCAGCGGGAATTGGGGCGATTGCCTGAAACAAAACAAAAAATCACGCAAAGCAAATTAAAAGAATTGTTCGGCCTTAAACGACGAAAGCCCTGA
- a CDS encoding conserved hypothetical protein (Evidence 4 : Unknown function but conserved in other organisms), protein MEIKMNAIEMTGTIDEHNRLKLDGALPLLGPKRVKVIVLSPVDDEIDEESWLKAASRNPAFSFLEDPEEDIYSSSDGRPFHDEI, encoded by the coding sequence ATGGAAATCAAAATGAACGCAATCGAGATGACCGGAACCATTGATGAGCATAACCGCTTAAAATTGGACGGCGCCCTTCCGCTCCTGGGTCCCAAACGGGTGAAGGTGATTGTGCTTTCTCCCGTTGATGATGAAATAGACGAAGAATCGTGGCTGAAAGCGGCGTCCCGAAACCCCGCGTTTTCGTTCCTTGAGGATCCCGAAGAAGATATTTATTCCAGCTCTGACGGGCGGCCTTTCCATGACGAAATATAA
- a CDS encoding conserved hypothetical protein (Evidence 4 : Unknown function but conserved in other organisms), giving the protein MKSRNDILRLLAQGKPRWEEKFKLKKLALFGSYAREDQAKESDIDILVDADPEIGLDFVDLANEIENQLGESIELASQGAIKNRHWKYIEKDLIYV; this is encoded by the coding sequence ATGAAATCAAGAAACGACATTTTGAGACTGCTGGCCCAGGGCAAACCGCGTTGGGAGGAAAAATTCAAGCTTAAAAAATTGGCGTTGTTCGGATCATACGCCAGGGAAGATCAGGCGAAGGAGAGCGACATCGATATCCTGGTGGACGCCGACCCGGAGATCGGCCTGGATTTTGTGGACCTGGCCAATGAAATTGAAAACCAATTGGGGGAAAGCATTGAGCTGGCGTCTCAAGGGGCCATCAAAAATCGGCATTGGAAATATATTGAAAAGGATTTGATTTATGTCTAA